The Choristoneura fumiferana chromosome Z, NRCan_CFum_1, whole genome shotgun sequence DNA window gtttatttagataaaaacTATGACTAAGAAACGAAGGTACGACGTAAGGGTAggtagataataaaataaaattaaaacgacGTTTTAAAACGAGTAAAAAATTTGAAGTgggaataatatataattttggtTATACGTTTTTGGGGGTAGTTTGATAATTGGTGACGTCACTCTTTCTTCGCTTCGTATATTAGGTATTTGGTAGTTAATTATATTGCTGTGTGTTACATTGTGTGTTACATTCTTTAACTGACCCATAGCTAATCAGGCGTATTAATCGAATGAATTCGTCCATTATGATTCAACATCGCAACAGATCATAATTTTGTAGTACTTATTATTAGTTACGAGTATGTTCtgtaaaaatagattttatgaCTAAGGAAgccattttattatgttttataacagTATACTTcgaaaaaaatcactaaaagATTTGTCATCGGAGCTCGGAAAGTGTGATCTATTCTTAGGTATGTCATTTCAGTACTGTCATGTGTAGGTATTAATATGGATACaccctgaaaataaatattatagtagtaaaacaaaactttaaatattatgattaaactaaaataacagTACAATCCAAAACGAGTACTGACTAATTTAATTGCGTAGATTCTAATTCACTTGTGTTCGATTAACGGAGACGTAAAACTCTTAGTTGAAAagcatcttaaaaaaaacatttcgtcagtataataaaattatgcaCGGGACAACTATGAAATGACAGGGTATGTCCATGTTATGGAAACTCTCACATGCATGTTATGCAAGCTCACCCTTTCCGCGCTATGGTTAGCATTGGATATCTCACAGTCATATTGTAACTTGTTGCAGGTTGCAGCATAATGTTTTCGGCATTATTCTTTGCAAAAAACAGTACTTTACCTACTGGCTGGCaatttttatgtacttaatcAAAATATGATTTATTTGGACAACCAATGACATTAGTGTCAATTGAAATCCAGCTAGTTCAGACGATTAATACGTCGCTCTTCGTACAGTGCCAAATTTTTCACCTATTTGAATATGTTGTAACCAAatagtttcatagttttaatCTTAATCTCGTACTCGTGCATTCATACAAATTTATATGGACAGTGCcaaagtaaataataagtttttatctcACAGAATTGACATCACTTTGTTTATTTCGCAATGTTTTTGCAGTAACTTTTTTTAGGTGCATGTGCAAGTATTTGTTGCAATTTAAACGTCTCAACGCATAGCATTACTACGGGCAAATCggcagcgcctctagcggccgGCGCCACTAAACTATTTGACACTAACGCAAACGCATTCGAGACTATTATTGCCACAAATAACTTACACTATcaacatttatattttacacacaaattatttataaaacttatGAACTTGTCAAACTTAAGTATTAATAGGTTTGAAAAGGCGGTCTTTGTGCGTCAGATCATGTTCTGTGTGTATTCAAGGCATGTTATTAATTGAGAAAGAACGTATTTGTCTCACCAAATTCATAATGCGTTGCGAGcatttaaggtcacagctcattaaaGCAACCCGGCACctgaccagcaccgcctcgaatttcggcgtccactcgttgtcgacaggtggttcACGCGCGGACGGTGCGtagacaacgagtggacctcgcgtggccAACGAGTGGACGTCGCGTGGTCCACGCGAGGGTAGCGTACTAGCAGCGACATCACCGAGTGGCttactcgccgtccgcgcgtggacaccTCGCAAGCGaagcgatccggtgacgctacggagttgatgcaATGAGCACGCCCATACTAATCCATGTAAAGAATACTAACCACTcgcgaggcggtgctgatcaGGTGCCGGGTGGATCTAATGAGCTATGACCTTTACTGTCAGTTTTTATGGCAAAAATATCTCAAACGCGTCCGCATTGTAAACACAGTAGTCATGTTTTATACCGAGAGAGACCACCATTTGGATGTCGCTAAATTTGTTTTGCCTTCCGCGATTTTAGTGTCAGTTTTGGTGTCAATAAACTTCTCAAACGCATTCGCGTTCATGTACGGtcggccaaataagtggtctatcaattttgaaacaagttcctatcaaatgaatatgtcgctaaagtcgaactttcacgTGGACAGACGCGTCTATTGGcactattgttttatgacatgcaaacgattatcaactttagggtggtagaccacatatttggctgatgatacctaTCAAATACTATGGTGATAGTGGCAGCAAAGTGGGAGATAGTTCTCTGATGCATTGTTAGAAAACCTGCCAGTTTGACAATGATACTTCAGATGGAAACTCAAACGTGTTTGAGATATTTTTTCGTATTTACATTCCAAGAGAAACCAAAGAATTTTAggatttttaagtacctaaaaaaaatgatttctcGCGCATGCTCTGTCACTTTTTACATTTGTCACGTCGACAATAACCTCCCGCGATGTACGAGACCCACTCGGAATTGAGCTGTGAatcttattatatattaataaaaagaataaaaataatattattatataatatattgtgGAAAAACTATTTCTTAGAAATTATGACTGAACAATTTTTGAATCTTTATCGTATAGCGTTACTAAGTGTTTCATTTAACTGGCTGTTATTTTGTGATTAGTTCAATGACACAAGCGCAcgtgcacgcacacacacacacacacacacacatacacacattaatagggaatattactgaaattttcggccgtcagaatgcagcactagcacaaaactgtgaacagttttttgagtatcttaaatgccacaatattactatattattacaattaaatggttgaaaatatagctctatcgttactatcggtgtaaaatatcatattattttgttattaataaatatatcatgattgcTACAGGTACAACTCTTGGTcgtgatctgtcatggcgacagaatataaataaaaaaattaaaaaaaatcaatcatttattcagtaaataggccgcaatgggcacttttacacgtcattttttaaaactaccagcgctttcggaaagaccatcattattAGTTAGTTATTATAATAGAACTGACATTATcagggtttgcgctagtgtcgccccctgcgcagaacTCTGCCTAATGCCCTATTGACAACCCTGAAATTTTTGCCGTTAATAAAAGAAATTACTTGAAATGTTCGAATAGGCAAGAGATAAAATGGCATAAATCGGCATAATATTATGCAAAAATTGTTAAACTatccatatttatttaaatataagtacAAGGTGACTTAAAATTCATTCCAAATATAagaataaaatcaaaaccgaCAGAAAAATAGtcagtattaaataaatagaaattatCTGAATGATTATGTATGTAACCACGTTAAGACATTTAAGCGTTTCTAgtttctacgccgttaacaatagagtcgggttcagatatttttgctcacaagtttatgaactcgactgtacctacttaatttaattgtacctaACTTTAGGACTGGGCACCGTGAAAAAATTAGTTACTCGTAACACCACGATTGGtggcttttattttatttccaatgcCATAAAACTAGTTAATAGAAATAagattatatttaatttcactcTATTGACTCTAATATGTTTGGCGAAAATCGTAAAAGATATTGAATAAAAAGTATACAAACATGTTTATTATGTATACATTGGGGTAATAAGTTTGCAATTTAAGAATTACACttaagggttaaaaaaattaaacacagcATCGACACTATAAAAGAATGcaacattaatatttttgtatacatatttcgaTATGTATTTATTCCTGTATACAAATTTAAGTGCGCTTGTGTGTTGTTGAGCCCATTGCTATTCTTTCACTCGCACACAAACGTCATTTATCTTATACATAGCAATGGGCCTAACAAATCGTATGAAAATTGACTTTTATATAAACAACactatttaaacaaataaacacatttCCTGTATACTAAACACAATAatggtattttatttcaatcccCCTAAGTCagcaatacctacctatttacctTTTTACTTGTATGGGCCAAGAGTTGTAACAATGTTGCTACTCTGCTTATAAACGAATGAggactatcgcgtatgaattcgccgctagaggcgctagtgtagcgtgaggtctccgaaatgtcaaatctcatagtttttgggtgagctacgcgggtttatttataattagaataattttgtaaatattttgcaatatctgaaattaattatggcaaacatgcgttccggggcagtggatgtctgtgttttgagacagttttgtcttttagaaacctttgtcctcccttttttccgaacaaaacggggactttgcaacactgtggcatgcgcgatatttttatggtacggttttaaggtgtattaaatatgattttaatctaaactttgttttcacgcccgtaataacagactttgaaagccatacataaaaacatcacgcaacagtgcgccatctagtgagacaaaaaacgatagccctcattgcattataccagggttactcaaagtggggtacgcgaacccctaggggttcgctattcgacggtagggggttcgcgacaaggtttacgtgactccaaaaaccaccaggctgcaagactagcaagatgattaagattggtttttggagtctttttgtattttttattcaactccaaatttgttccttatttgtttgttatttgttgttgtttgtttcagtttgtatttttgttggcaagatgattcttacctatatttgttaccttttatttaaataaataatgtacattatattatgatgatgattgaaataaaacaggGGTAGGGGTTCTccatcgtctagaaactttaacaggggtacgtggagccataagtttgagaaaccctgcattATACAGCAAACTTCCtcttccagtgctggttatgtaagtaggtaacgTACGGGGAGGGAGCGTTTAAGTATTAGGTACACACGTACtgcaagtggtaggaccttgtgcaaggtccgtccggattgctaccaccatcttgctcgctaatcctcccgtgaagcagtagtgcttgcactgttgtgtttcggcgtggagagtaagacagccggtgaaattactggaacttgaggtatccctaggcctctaggttggcaacgcatctgcaatacccctggtgtagcagatgtttatgcgcgatggtgatctcttaccatcaggagacccacttgctcgtttttcatccagtcgaatttaaataaaataaaaaacacctaTCGCAATTTGGGCGGAGGACAACGGGTaaagaaaagttataaaaattaaatataaatggtCATTTGGGTGTTACGTAACGTTTAGGGAGTAAGAAAAATGTTACGGCGCATTAGGTACGGGGGGGGGTcaaaaatttccagaaattgcgttacgtattaaAGCAAACGTTGTTGTTATAGCTAACGTCCATTGTATCTTATGAaagttattaatatgaaataatatattttgtagttataCCTCGTGGGACGCAcccctcaaaaacggcttaaccgattttgataaaacatgtctaagaaccatcgctagaaaacctgctttcaaataaaaaaaaactgcattcgattctgtccacccgtttaagagctacggtgccacagacagacacagacacaacACAatcatagcggtcaaacttataacacccctctttttgcgtcgggggacAAAAATaggaagagtaagacagccggtgaaattactggcacttgaggtatcccatcttaggcctctaggttggcaacgcatctgcaatatggtgttgcagatgtttatgggcggtggtgatctcttaccctcaggagacccacttgctcgtttgccatccagccaaataaaaataaaaaaaaaaaatatccagtGGAGTTTCCATAGGTATCACGACATTTAGAACACaacgtcaattttttttttgatttattatggAAACaacgtactttataaaggcGGGTACGAGTTATCTTTCGAATCTCCAACCGTTTTGtatcataacctaaccaacataaaagttggaaaaccccgactttgtcacttcaaagttcagtatctcaaaaacggctgaacctcaattcaaaaattcaaaattctaatgatttattcagtaaataggccgcaatgggcacttttacacgtcattttttaaactaccagcgcttttggaaagaccatcattgccaagaagaatgcgccgcaagaaacttggcagaaagtcattttttcataataatataattacaaataaaatacttaaaaactgcaagaatacaattaaagaaaaaaaatacaaaaaaaatatataataataacaaaacatatccaagaaccattgctagaaaaactgcttacaaataaaaaaaaactgcattcgaaTCTGTCAattcgtttaagagctacggtgccataggcagacatagcggtcaaacttataacacccctctttttgcgtcgagggttaaatgATCCAGTGGAGTTGCCATATCatgacatttaggggctgtttcaccatccattgattagtgttaagtgacggttaaatgtgatgccgtctctatttgttttgttcgaatagacggagacggcatcacatttcaccgtcacttaacactaatcaatggatggcgaaacagccccttagaacgCAAAGTAAATTGTAAAAGCAGATAGATATCTTTCGAATCTCCAACCGTTTTGTATCAAAATAAAAGCAATTTGTCGACTAACTTCTGTAAAACAAAAGCAAATTGAAAAAGTTTCGCCGTATTGGATTTCTGTTCAGTCTTGATAATCACTATTAAAACTAATTTCATCAATTCTTATGAggactagtgtttacccgcggcttcgcactcGTAAATCATTAGAACCAACAGCAGAATCgtaattttcgttttttttttaattcccgtGTGAATTACCGAAAATTAAACCGTggatttcattgacgttgcattcaAGTGgttgtttcaagattttatcgctatcccgtgggaatatcggaactaaaagtagcctatgattTATTCCAGATGTACAACGatctacctaccaaatttcatccaaatccgtccagccgtttcagcgtgaaggtgtaacaaacatactcacaaactttcgcaattataatataaagtaggaagtaggatgatGGCGATAGAATAACGAGATGTACGTTTGTTACTAAGAGGGCAAACTCTGGAACTATTGAACTGATTCAAAAGCAAAATCAAATtccaagtcaaaatatctttattgaatTAAGGCTTAAAAAAATCtcccaccggttcagaaaaaccactgttgagaagaatccgacaagaaactcaacgaccACAACAACATAAGTACTTAGCTAATTCACCTAGATGAATGAATTAACCCAGGTGAATataaagccgcattcacatttatctgtcgtgttgtgatgctctgtctctctcactctctatagctttgatgcgacatAACACACTGCAgcgcatcagataaatgtgaacgcaaccatataacatgtatgaaaccgataccattctgatgcgtcacgacacaacacgagaATGTCAGAAAATCTCCCACCGGCTacaaaaaacctctgttgagaagaatccgacgAGACACCCAACGACCACAACAACATAAAGTACTTACATAGGTAATTCACCTAGATTAATGAATTAACACAAGTGAATAAGTCCAGAGGTGCAGCGGacctataaaaaaaagaattacgtTAAAATTGCAGTCGCCTCTTGCTGCCGTcgaaatagtagtttatttaacTGATGATGCGATTTCAATACGCTCGTAACTTATTTCATTACTCTTTCCTCGAATGATGGCTAATCAGTGACGTGACGTTGATGAATCCAGCGCAGTCAGACAGAGACAGTACGAGTACGTAGCCTAatcaatttaatgtttttacatTAGGGCTTTAATGGCCTAGTGTCCTACAGTCGTATATTAATGAGTATacaggtaaaccaaaaacaatataaagacctcgaggttcataaatattcataggtactaaaagttatttaaaactaatgtgagtacttaaataaattaaaaatcaacaaaattagGTTCAGTGAAAGATAAATGTTGACAAAAACACTATACAAAATGTTGCCTGACTAATTTTTTGAGAGTAACAAGCGAACTCGCAAATGGGTCAATATCATACAATTGTTCATTAATTAACCGAGGAACTCTTCTGAAAAAAGTGTGTTTAGTGTAGTTAGTACATATGGAATAAAGTATAGTACATTATGGAATACTAAAACTTATACTATGTAAGAGATCTGGGCacctaatttcattttttaagattttgaaaAAGAACATCGAATttcctaatttaattaaaaaatttgttaatatgtattattcaattcaattcaagtcatttatttcaggcacaCGAGGTCTTAGGATACTCATTATCCCTAGttaaagatgttttgactcagtattaatataatatcgTCGTTGCTACGactaacattgtactgttctgacaatGATATTTGTAAAATACCTTATGGTAAATGCTAGTTGCGCGGTATCGGTATTGCAGTAGCAACGACGCTATATCAAAATGTTCAAAGCTGTTTAGAGATTACACAAAATACATATCTGTAGGAAATTTTGATAAGTGCACATTTACTTAAAAAGCAATCGCCTAAAGTACAAttttctgtcaattttctacatatttaagacaccctatcgtgggcacacttgattatatatgtccctgttgttgcaattatcatctaaaaggaatcaaaaaagaatattagtcacatcacaaagccttaggcagcccggtgtttatataaGTAgtctggaagtgtctacaggattgtcagattctattgaattggagtttacatcATGCCAGTCAAATGCAAGCACTAGAAGGATGAAATGCGACTCGCAAAGTTCATACCGCTCAAATTTTTATCTCGACTCAGAACATTTCAAGTTTAATATAGGCTTTGCAACAATTTCACTACAGATTACTTCAATATATTCTATATTCTTACTGTTTCGATATGGATGACTGTGCCAGCGCATTTCATTGTGATCAATTTCCTGTCAAAGACACTCGATTTTACGCTCCCTGGCTCCATCATTTGCGCAAAATTCTACGAATTTCCTTTAACTAAACGCTGTCAAAACCCGCACAAAACAACgagtttacataaaaaaaaactcaaaatatttaacaGCTATATTTATAAGTGGATAAAGTATGGTAGGAAAAACATTTCAGTGAAGTGTCTTCTGATTGGGTAGGTCTTATTCTTTCTTACTTGGAATCGCAAtcattttcaccatttctttctatcatACAGTATAAGACGAGGTTTGAAAGTGATGCTGAGTGCAGTTGCAAACGTCAGCGTGTTAGATAATACAGCCTCTGATTATGATAGATTTTACATGTACAGTCAGTACAGTTGATATTTTTGGCAGTCAGGATTTTAATACAGCGAACAACGGGCACGTCCCTAAAGGCATCGAAACCAATACATTTACAAGCACACATCTATAATTTATTCACGCGTTATTCTATAGGTAGGAACAAGTGCTGTACAAGATACTTAAAGATCAAGCTCTTCTTAAATTTTCAATTGTTAATCTTGTGGCtcattttttcttgtttttgatGTCTACAATATTATAGCCTCAGCCAATACATACCGGCCCGGGTTCTCGTGTACTCTGGCATACCTTCCGTCGGGCCAAAGCACGACACGACAGGGCAACGGTCGTACAAGTGGTAGTCAGCTGTCCCTGCCCACTCCTTACCCAAGACAATCCTATTAAGCGCCCTATCGTACTCCACCATCGTCGGACGACTAGATTTATACATCACTTCCTTCCCAATATCAAGACTCGAGTTCAAAGATCCATTTCTCCTCATGGCTAACTCAAATTTGGTCACGTTTCTCGCTCGCTCTATGTCTGACGGACCAATAGTAGTACACAAATGCATCCACACATTCTGGATATTGTACACCATATCCTCAATCTGCATCCCGTTGGCTACGAAATAGATGCCCCACAAGCCAGTGTCACGGTAAGCGATGTAGAAACTCTCGAAGCTGTGGCAGAGGTCAGTGTCAACGCAACGCATTGCCAGTTCAGGCCATGCGCCACCGATAGCCTGAGTCTTACTCCAAGATCCTACCGCATTCTTTAGCAGCAGCATCGTCATATACTCCCCGCAAGTAAACCCAGGGGCTTCGACCGCTAAGCATACATGCGCAAACGGCTCTGTATCGTCACGATACAGAATCTCTGAACCAGTGTATCGGCAATCGATCTTATCAGGGGTACAGGTTAAAGTGTTCTGCATATTCCCCAAATTTTTGCAGACATTGTGAATCATATCCTCATGGCTGATGGGTCCTGAAGTTGCGAAAACCACCCGCCACGGTTGATAGTGGCTGCTCATGTACGTCCGAACGAAGTCTGCATCGAATCGCTCCAAGTTCCTCGTGGGTCCGATAACTGGTTGCCCCAAACTCGTGCCTTGGAACGCTGTTTTGATAAGGTTCTCGAAAACTACGGCCTTAGGGTCTCTATCGGCGTCAGCTAGTTCTAAAGCTATGTTGCATCTCTCTGATTCCACTTCTCTCTCGTTCAAATCTAGCTCCATCATGATCTTGCAGAGGATAGCTGTACCATCCAGAGCGTAATCCGGTGGGCATAACACTGTAAACCTCTGGAGCTCCTGAGTGGTTTCAGCGGTAACACGCATTGGGGATGTAAGCACACAGTCTTCTAAGTCAGATCTTCTCATGGATATAAAGCCTTTGTAGGCCATGTGTTCTATGAAATGGGTAATGCCGTTGTTGCAAGCTACTTCAAACCTAGGGCCGGCTTCGACGAACATAGATATGGCGCAGAGGGGAGAATCTGTCTGCTCTGTGGCCACTTGGACGCCGTTCGCGAGGGTGGTTATTTTAGTTTCTGGCTCGATTACAGGCGCCGGGCATACAGGAGCGGTTGCCTTGGAGCTTACACATCTCCGCAGAACAGCTGGTACTCTGAATAGGTTTCGGGCGATCATAACGAATAAAATCTTCCAAATATGTTATCCAAATATATTCTGTGTCCGTTAGTGAGTAAAGTAAAGATTAAAACTAGCCATCAAATCATTTGATGTTTCGTTGATTTGACAGCTGGTGTGTCCTTGTGTCAGATTGCCAGATTGCTTTGAGTTTTTGTCTGGATTTTGTAAGAAGTTCATAAT harbors:
- the LOC141440255 gene encoding cytochrome b-c1 complex subunit 1, mitochondrial-like — protein: MIARNLFRVPAVLRRCVSSKATAPVCPAPVIEPETKITTLANGVQVATEQTDSPLCAISMFVEAGPRFEVACNNGITHFIEHMAYKGFISMRRSDLEDCVLTSPMRVTAETTQELQRFTVLCPPDYALDGTAILCKIMMELDLNEREVESERCNIALELADADRDPKAVVFENLIKTAFQGTSLGQPVIGPTRNLERFDADFVRTYMSSHYQPWRVVFATSGPISHEDMIHNVCKNLGNMQNTLTCTPDKIDCRYTGSEILYRDDTEPFAHVCLAVEAPGFTCGEYMTMLLLKNAVGSWSKTQAIGGAWPELAMRCVDTDLCHSFESFYIAYRDTGLWGIYFVANGMQIEDMVYNIQNVWMHLCTTIGPSDIERARNVTKFELAMRRNGSLNSSLDIGKEVMYKSSRPTMVEYDRALNRIVLGKEWAGTADYHLYDRCPVVSCFGPTEGMPEYTRTRAGMYWLRL